In Scheffersomyces stipitis CBS 6054 chromosome 7, complete sequence, the DNA window ACTCTTCGATTAAGTGGAAATATTCCCTGTGCCGATCGTATAATTGGTACCACTATCAAGACCTGTTTTGTAGGAATAGTCGAGCCAGACACttttgtcaagaacaattcatGTTCTGCTAAGTTTGCTGAAAATGGGATAGAGTATATTCATATTCCTGGCTATGAAGAGGAATGTTTAAAGATTGCTACAAAGGGCCACGAGAAGTTAAGCAAAGACTCATAAAAATCCAACTAATGCATGTAAATAGGAAACATTCTATTAATGTACATAGAAATAAGAAGGATGTATATAAATAATTTGCTTTAGAACATTGGAcaagatttccaaaatTAACGGTAATCACTAAGTAATGTTTTAGTAAGATAACCATGTCattaaataaataataCAATAAATAGTGATACATGCCAATAAATAATGTTTATATAGTACAATTCAACGAACCTAGTCGTCATCGTCGGAGAAGTTTATCACTACCTCTTTACGTGAATAAACATAGAcgtttcttctgtttctggatcCAGCTGGTACTGTATTTGTTTCTGTCTCTTGAGGATCTGTCTCCTGAGGACCTGTCTCATGATAATCTCTGGCTGGATTTGCTTCCTCTGCGTCTCTGAATCTGAGGTTATTGAAATGGGGTGTTGATTCATCCAAGTTGGGGTTTCTGGGTCTTGGGGTGTCTGTGGACGCTGTGGTGACACTGACGGAACGTGGAATTGCAAAACCAGCAGCAATGATTCCGTCTGTCAACGTCAAAAACGCTCTCTTGGTCTTGGACAAAGTCAACAATACCTTCTTTGCGTTAGTTAGCTCCTCATCTGTATAATTTTCCTTACCTCCTGCACTCGCCGATGCAGATTTACCCAAAGCGTTACTGCTGTTGCTACCTAAGTCGTTACTGTTTGTGTCGTTATGTTGATCGTCGTTGTTTTCGTCCTCCTCGTCCTCTTCAATGAACAATTGGGCTCTGTCTACCTCGTAGAGCTCATCTTCATAGAAACGCCGTCCTAGCACTCCCTCTTTCTCCTTTGCTCTCAttatcaagttgaacttaTTACACCATTCCCAGGGTATCACCACGCAGATCACGTAGGTTACTACCGAGAAGATTTCCGACAACTCGTACACAAATGCATTCGACACATCAGCAATGAAGAATGCTACCGGGCTGAAGATTAAGATAAAGGTGAGTAGAGAAAGCAACCagatcttcttgtttgcGAGAATATAGTGGATCTTGGTTAATAGGAAGACAGATATGATGGCAGCATAACATATTCCCATGGCG includes these proteins:
- a CDS encoding predicted protein, which translates into the protein MYWRNAWWHEKMFPSCENILLPEGMLVSHNLEATVHHISKAIYKQVCYEGRTPMMDTNAGVVIDKFTQPLPIVSQSWHEFTTENLNGSFAYSVVSIIYAIAVSAVITWFLTIFVLTNYTIKPSVLLQASTSLSSVYILVIVIKSIVILHQQQRNGYLHGAKLLDQINGSTAVNVFDLIVVLLLQINQVQVIMRIFSRQGDKRMTFFVGVLASIASQVIWGVTKFHNFSPKDEAGDILPAFIYLVRIAMGICYAAIISVFLLTKIHYILANKKIWLLSLLTFILIFSPVAFFIADVSNAFVYELSEIFSVVTYVICVVIPWEWCNKFNLIMRAKEKEGVLGRRFYEDELYEVDRAQLFIEEDEEDENNDDQHNDTNSNDLGSNSSNALGKSASASAGGKENYTDEELTNAKKVLLTLSKTKRAFLTLTDGIIAAGFAIPRSVSVTTASTDTPRPRNPNLDESTPHFNNLRFRDAEEANPARDYHETGPQETDPQETETNTVPAGSRNRRNVYVYSRKEVVINFSDDDD